A window of the Streptomyces sp. Ag109_O5-10 genome harbors these coding sequences:
- a CDS encoding TetR family transcriptional regulator — MSAVNTRPGTPAAPAPAPAPARRDAEATKAVILRAARYLLARRAHADITLKDVAERAGVSAPLILKYFGNKDSLFARVMSFDTDAAALLDAPLDDLGRHMVRHVLESQRDRGADPLLRIVFAPLHGDHGEVLRANFRAHVVDALAARLTGPDPDLRAELAVAQLIGLGVMYGIARGPRLRDGAATDVGDIANRYGPAVQAQLTP; from the coding sequence ATGAGTGCCGTGAACACCCGCCCCGGCACCCCCGCCGCGCCCGCACCAGCCCCGGCTCCCGCCCGCCGGGACGCCGAGGCCACCAAGGCCGTCATCCTCCGGGCCGCCCGGTACCTCCTGGCCCGGCGCGCGCACGCCGACATCACCCTCAAGGACGTCGCCGAACGCGCCGGGGTCAGCGCGCCGCTGATCCTCAAGTACTTCGGCAACAAGGACAGCCTGTTCGCCCGCGTCATGTCCTTCGACACCGACGCGGCCGCCCTGCTGGACGCACCCCTGGACGACCTCGGCCGGCACATGGTGCGGCACGTCCTGGAGAGCCAGCGCGACCGCGGCGCCGACCCGCTGCTGCGCATCGTCTTCGCACCCCTGCACGGCGACCACGGAGAGGTGCTGCGCGCCAACTTCCGCGCCCACGTGGTCGACGCCCTCGCCGCCCGGCTCACCGGACCCGACCCGGACCTGCGCGCCGAACTCGCCGTCGCCCAGCTCATCGGCCTGGGCGTGATGTACGGTATCGCCCGCGGCCCCCGGCTGCGCGACGGCGCGGCCACCGACGTCGGCGACATCGCCAACCGCTACGGTCCGGCCGTCCAGGCCCAGTTGACGCCGTAG
- a CDS encoding LysR family transcriptional regulator, whose amino-acid sequence MADPASVPDLDLRLVRYFTVVAGQRHFGRAAAVLHITQPALSRQIQRLEQVLGARLFDRTPQGARLTEAGEVFLPRAEALLRAAGEAAAATRAAAEPSRITVGYIDGIFVTAAVRDLRRRCPDADVRTLHLDWGETREALLTGRVDAVVTRLPLATEGLRVTVLYDEPRVLVVPLDHRLAGKESVTLDDIAGEPLPRGQDPLWNAFWRVDPRPDGSPAPDGPLIGAVADKFEHVAAGQAVAIVPLVPGAAIRPDLTTVPLDGVEPSHVVLATRAGDGHRLTAAFRGSAEALLRGQRPEGARGPARPAATAPQSSDGTSRRLQQ is encoded by the coding sequence ATGGCCGATCCCGCTTCCGTCCCCGACCTCGATCTGCGGCTCGTCCGGTACTTCACCGTCGTCGCCGGGCAGCGGCACTTCGGGCGAGCGGCGGCTGTCCTGCACATCACGCAGCCGGCGCTGAGCAGGCAGATCCAGCGGCTGGAGCAGGTGCTGGGGGCGCGGCTCTTCGACCGCACCCCGCAGGGGGCCCGCCTCACCGAGGCCGGCGAGGTGTTCCTGCCGCGGGCCGAGGCGCTGCTGCGGGCCGCGGGCGAGGCGGCCGCCGCCACCCGGGCCGCCGCCGAACCGAGCCGGATCACCGTCGGGTACATCGACGGGATCTTCGTCACCGCCGCCGTACGCGACCTGCGCCGCCGTTGTCCGGACGCCGACGTGCGGACCCTGCACCTCGACTGGGGCGAGACGCGCGAGGCCCTGCTGACGGGGCGCGTGGACGCGGTCGTGACCCGGCTGCCACTGGCCACGGAGGGCTTGCGGGTGACGGTGCTCTACGACGAGCCGCGGGTCCTGGTCGTCCCGCTGGACCACCGGCTGGCCGGGAAGGAGTCGGTGACGCTCGACGACATCGCCGGCGAGCCGCTGCCCCGCGGCCAGGATCCGCTCTGGAACGCGTTCTGGCGCGTCGATCCCCGCCCGGACGGCAGTCCGGCGCCCGACGGGCCGCTGATCGGCGCGGTGGCGGACAAGTTCGAGCACGTCGCCGCCGGGCAGGCCGTGGCGATCGTGCCCCTGGTGCCCGGCGCGGCCATCCGCCCCGACCTGACCACCGTCCCGCTGGACGGCGTCGAGCCGAGCCACGTGGTCCTGGCGACCCGCGCCGGCGACGGCCACCGGCTGACGGCCGCGTTCCGCGGGTCGGCCGAGGCGCTGTTGAGGGGGCAGCGCCCCGAAGGGGCGCGGGGACCTGCGCGACCGGCCGCGACGGCGCCGCAGTCGAGCGACGGCACATCGCGGCGCCTGCAGCAGTGA